In a single window of the Bradyrhizobium sp. ORS 285 genome:
- a CDS encoding CaiB/BaiF CoA-transferase family protein: protein MSALPLSGIKILDLTRVLAGPLSAQMLADLGAEVIKIERPKTGDDARAFGPPYLRDPEGKANNNNSFYICANRNKKSVTVNIASPEGQEIIRALAKDCDVFMENYKVGDLKRYGLDYDAIKAINPDVIYCSVTGFGQTGPYAPRAGYDAIFQAMGGLMSVTGHMDGEPGAGPMKVGPSIVDYMTGMNTSIGILSALYHRDVNGGGGQHVDVCLFDTVIASLSHYAQIFLINGKSPPRRGTWGNGGMPAGVFRCTDGELMLVVGNDAQFARTCAVLGAPELATDPKFVKNNDRVVNGKEIMAIFAGLFLKNSVAHWLEELEKAGVPCGPVNDFAHVFADPHVRSRGMEVKVEHPFEPQLSVIRNALTFSGTPITDYRAPPLLGEHTQDVLASIGYDEAKIAALKQQGVV from the coding sequence ATGTCGGCCCTGCCGCTGTCTGGCATCAAGATTCTCGACCTCACGCGCGTATTGGCCGGACCGCTCTCCGCCCAGATGCTGGCCGACCTCGGCGCCGAGGTGATCAAGATCGAACGGCCCAAGACCGGCGACGACGCCCGCGCGTTCGGACCGCCTTACCTCAGGGATCCCGAGGGCAAGGCCAACAACAACAACTCCTTCTACATCTGCGCCAACCGCAACAAGAAGTCGGTCACCGTCAACATCGCCTCGCCGGAAGGGCAGGAGATCATCCGCGCGCTCGCGAAAGACTGCGACGTGTTCATGGAGAACTACAAGGTCGGCGATCTCAAGCGCTACGGCCTCGACTACGACGCCATCAAGGCGATCAATCCGGACGTGATCTACTGCTCGGTCACCGGCTTCGGCCAGACCGGGCCGTATGCGCCGCGCGCCGGCTATGACGCGATCTTCCAGGCGATGGGCGGGCTGATGAGCGTGACAGGCCACATGGACGGCGAGCCCGGGGCAGGGCCGATGAAGGTCGGACCGTCGATCGTCGACTACATGACCGGCATGAACACCTCGATCGGCATCCTCTCGGCGCTGTATCACCGCGACGTCAATGGTGGCGGCGGCCAGCATGTCGACGTCTGCCTGTTCGACACCGTGATCGCCTCGCTGTCGCATTACGCGCAGATCTTCCTGATCAACGGCAAGTCGCCGCCGCGCCGCGGCACCTGGGGCAATGGCGGCATGCCGGCCGGCGTGTTTCGCTGCACCGACGGCGAATTGATGCTGGTGGTCGGCAACGACGCGCAGTTCGCGCGCACCTGCGCCGTGCTCGGCGCGCCGGAGCTTGCGACCGATCCGAAATTCGTCAAGAACAACGACCGCGTCGTCAACGGCAAGGAGATCATGGCGATCTTCGCCGGCCTGTTCCTGAAGAACTCGGTCGCGCATTGGCTGGAGGAGCTGGAGAAGGCTGGCGTGCCCTGCGGCCCCGTCAACGATTTCGCGCATGTCTTCGCCGATCCGCATGTCCGCTCGCGCGGCATGGAGGTCAAGGTCGAGCATCCGTTCGAGCCGCAGCTGTCGGTGATCCGCAACGCGCTGACCTTCTCCGGCACCCCGATCACCGACTACCGCGCCCCGCCGCTGCTCGGCGAGCATACGCAGGACGTGCTGGCGTCGATCGGTTATGACGAAGCGAAGATCGCGGCCCTGAAGCAGCAGGGTGTGGTGTAG
- a CDS encoding methyl-accepting chemotaxis protein, translated as MRLLDGLTIRTVLGLIIGALALLLIGSLATGLVDALGRYQSAQRIARLAGADQQLFNTLIGFRLERGTFLATLAADGTADQAADTRISTNRQISETAYKQVQDALSGVADAKIVSRLSTLVATHDRLAALRGDAERAIHQPKASRDMQVVDSFRKAAQDYLDALLVIAADLEETMKLADPAVDQMVNVKQSAWAARNFGGQFAIKIENAAASGKPWSVAEIVAGAEDSGRQAQAWSQVLTAAARPDAPAALVDAVNRSKQADATAMAEQQGGLVKALRNNQSIDFKFAELSKLNTALLSYSVDAANAALAEMVAVAGRRISEARESLVINAVMMGIALAVALVGMIVVQSRISAAIRSLAAAMQRLAARDYTIELTGLDRRDEIGEMSRTVAVFKDSMITGDQLASEKDAAQARREQRQAAVDALIREFEATVTASLQTLTSASTELNATAQSMSTTADQGRQKASSVADVSQRASGNVQMVAAATEELSASISEISRQVTESTSIASAAATQAEKTNDEVRALSDAAQRIGDVVALISGIAEQTNLLALNATIEAARAGEAGKGFAVVAAEVKTLANQTAKATEEITSQVAGIQSATKASVDAIQAISSTIHRVNQIAAAIAAAVEQQGAATREIARNVQQASEGTNAVSHNISSVSEATAATGQAAGGVLDSVRTLSKLSADLRHDVDQFVTQLRAA; from the coding sequence ATGCGATTGCTCGACGGCCTGACCATACGAACCGTTCTCGGCTTGATCATCGGCGCGCTGGCGCTGCTGTTGATCGGCAGTCTCGCCACCGGCCTGGTGGATGCGCTCGGCCGCTATCAGTCGGCGCAGCGGATCGCGCGGCTCGCAGGCGCCGACCAGCAGCTGTTCAACACGCTGATCGGCTTCCGGCTCGAGCGCGGCACCTTCCTGGCCACGCTGGCCGCGGACGGGACCGCCGACCAGGCCGCCGACACCCGCATCTCGACCAATCGCCAGATTTCCGAGACGGCCTACAAGCAGGTGCAGGACGCGCTGTCCGGCGTTGCCGACGCCAAGATCGTGAGCCGGCTGAGCACGCTCGTCGCGACACACGACCGCCTGGCCGCGTTGCGCGGCGATGCCGAGCGCGCCATCCACCAGCCCAAGGCGTCGCGCGACATGCAGGTCGTGGACTCCTTCCGCAAGGCCGCGCAGGACTATCTCGATGCGCTGCTCGTCATCGCCGCCGACCTCGAGGAGACGATGAAGCTCGCCGACCCCGCCGTCGATCAGATGGTCAACGTCAAGCAGTCGGCCTGGGCGGCACGCAATTTCGGCGGCCAGTTCGCGATCAAGATCGAGAACGCCGCGGCTTCGGGTAAGCCGTGGAGCGTCGCCGAGATCGTCGCGGGCGCCGAGGATTCCGGACGGCAGGCGCAGGCGTGGAGCCAGGTGCTGACGGCCGCAGCGCGGCCCGATGCGCCTGCTGCGCTGGTCGATGCCGTCAACCGCTCCAAGCAGGCGGACGCGACCGCGATGGCCGAGCAGCAGGGCGGACTCGTCAAGGCGCTGCGCAACAACCAGAGCATCGACTTCAAGTTCGCCGAACTGTCGAAGCTCAACACCGCGCTGCTGTCCTACAGCGTCGATGCCGCGAATGCGGCGCTGGCCGAGATGGTCGCGGTCGCCGGCCGCCGGATCAGCGAGGCGCGCGAGAGCCTCGTCATCAATGCCGTGATGATGGGCATCGCGCTCGCCGTGGCGCTGGTCGGCATGATCGTGGTGCAGAGCCGCATCTCGGCGGCGATCCGCTCTTTGGCCGCGGCGATGCAGCGCCTGGCCGCTCGCGACTATACGATCGAGCTCACCGGGCTCGACCGTCGCGACGAGATCGGTGAGATGTCGCGCACGGTCGCCGTATTCAAGGACAGCATGATCACCGGCGACCAGCTCGCGAGCGAGAAGGATGCCGCGCAGGCGCGGCGCGAGCAGCGCCAGGCCGCCGTCGACGCGCTGATCCGGGAGTTCGAGGCGACCGTCACCGCCTCGCTGCAGACGCTGACCTCGGCCTCCACTGAGTTGAACGCCACGGCGCAATCGATGTCGACGACCGCCGACCAGGGCCGCCAGAAGGCCTCGTCGGTCGCCGACGTGTCGCAGCGCGCCTCGGGCAACGTCCAGATGGTGGCGGCGGCGACCGAGGAATTGTCGGCCTCGATCAGCGAGATCAGCCGCCAGGTGACCGAGTCGACCTCGATCGCGAGCGCGGCCGCCACGCAGGCCGAGAAGACCAATGACGAGGTGCGGGCGCTGTCGGATGCGGCGCAGCGGATCGGCGACGTCGTCGCGCTGATCAGCGGCATTGCCGAGCAGACCAACCTTTTGGCGCTGAACGCGACCATCGAGGCGGCGCGCGCCGGCGAGGCCGGCAAGGGCTTTGCCGTGGTCGCCGCCGAGGTCAAGACGCTCGCCAACCAGACCGCCAAGGCGACCGAGGAGATCACCTCGCAGGTCGCCGGCATTCAGAGCGCGACCAAGGCCTCGGTCGACGCCATCCAGGCGATCTCCTCGACCATCCACCGCGTCAACCAGATTGCGGCGGCCATCGCGGCGGCAGTGGAGCAGCAGGGCGCTGCGACCCGCGAGATCGCCCGCAACGTGCAGCAGGCATCGGAAGGAACCAACGCCGTGTCGCACAACATCTCCAGCGTCTCGGAAGCGACCGCCGCCACCGGCCAGGCCGCCGGCGGGGTGCTGGACTCGGTGCGGACGCTGTCGAAGCTGTCGGCCGATCTGCGCCACGACGTCGACCAGTTCGTGACCCAGCTGCGCGCGGCGTAG
- a CDS encoding SPFH domain-containing protein, which translates to MFGLRFIKAQPTTYLLKYRAGAIVEEGAGLSTFYYGPATSLVAIPIGSRDAAFIFQQIARDFQTLTIQGQVTYRIGEPKKAAAMLNFTLKRDGKSYESDDPEELPQRVLGAVEVLAQQAVKDMTLKEALRASDRIAEAIATGLKQRADIDALGLEILGVAVRAVKPTPETAKALEAEAREAILKTADEAIFARRNFAVERERAIRESELDTEIAVEQKKRSIRETQMDAEASVAAKKNELREAGMVADIGLEAKRKDFVSLNAANTRTLADAEAYRVGALMKIFEGVDTRVIQALAATGMQPGQLIAQAFSGLAEKAEKIGQLNVSPELLNSLMQKPAEAPRVRQ; encoded by the coding sequence ATGTTCGGCTTGCGTTTCATCAAGGCCCAGCCCACCACCTACCTGCTCAAGTACCGCGCCGGCGCGATCGTCGAGGAAGGCGCCGGGCTCTCCACCTTCTATTACGGACCCGCCACCTCGCTGGTCGCGATCCCGATCGGCAGCCGCGATGCCGCGTTCATCTTCCAGCAGATCGCCCGCGACTTTCAGACGCTGACGATCCAGGGCCAGGTCACCTACCGCATCGGTGAGCCGAAGAAGGCAGCGGCGATGCTGAACTTCACGCTGAAGCGCGACGGCAAGTCGTACGAATCCGATGACCCCGAGGAGCTGCCGCAGCGCGTGCTGGGCGCGGTCGAGGTGCTGGCGCAGCAGGCGGTCAAGGACATGACCTTGAAGGAAGCGCTGCGCGCCTCCGACCGCATTGCCGAGGCGATCGCGACCGGGTTGAAGCAACGCGCCGATATCGATGCGCTGGGTCTGGAGATCCTCGGCGTCGCCGTGCGCGCGGTGAAGCCGACGCCGGAGACCGCCAAGGCGCTGGAAGCGGAAGCCCGCGAGGCGATCCTGAAGACCGCCGACGAGGCCATCTTCGCCCGGCGCAATTTCGCGGTCGAACGTGAGCGCGCCATCCGCGAGAGCGAGCTCGATACCGAGATCGCGGTCGAGCAGAAGAAGCGGTCGATCCGCGAGACGCAGATGGACGCGGAGGCCAGCGTCGCGGCGAAGAAGAATGAGCTGCGCGAGGCCGGCATGGTCGCCGACATCGGGCTGGAGGCCAAGCGCAAGGACTTCGTCTCCTTGAACGCGGCGAACACCCGCACCTTGGCGGATGCAGAAGCCTATCGCGTCGGCGCGCTGATGAAGATCTTCGAGGGCGTCGACACCCGCGTGATCCAGGCGCTGGCGGCGACCGGCATGCAGCCGGGCCAGCTGATCGCGCAGGCGTTCTCTGGATTGGCCGAAAAGGCCGAGAAGATCGGCCAGCTCAACGTCTCGCCGGAGCTGCTGAACAGCCTGATGCAGAAGCCCGCGGAGGCGCCCCGTGTCCGGCAGTGA
- a CDS encoding NUDIX domain-containing protein produces the protein MAGRQGQGGGSGDQAGGKRAGLDFPRPLTTVDIVIFTIRLEALHVLLVRRGHADGEPFPDAFALPGGFVDVTRDADLAACAGRKLAEKTGVVSPYLEQLGSWGSATRDPRGWSATHAYFALIPASAAEKTLAADAQWFPLEGSTVKPKLAFDHAEILHAAVQRLRNKVEYTSLPAYLMPEEFTLPELQRTYEIVLDRPLEKSAFRTRMLSADLIEPIDKMRKGPNRPAQLYRLKKAAAPVYFARTFNAPE, from the coding sequence ATGGCAGGACGGCAGGGGCAGGGCGGTGGATCAGGGGATCAGGCGGGTGGCAAGAGGGCCGGGCTGGATTTCCCGCGGCCCCTGACCACCGTCGACATCGTCATCTTCACGATCCGGCTGGAGGCGCTGCACGTCCTGCTGGTGCGTCGCGGCCATGCCGACGGGGAGCCGTTTCCGGACGCCTTCGCGCTGCCCGGCGGCTTCGTCGACGTGACCAGGGATGCCGACCTCGCCGCCTGCGCCGGGCGCAAGCTCGCCGAGAAGACCGGCGTCGTCAGCCCCTATCTGGAGCAACTCGGCAGCTGGGGCAGCGCCACGCGCGACCCCCGCGGCTGGTCGGCGACCCATGCCTATTTCGCGCTGATCCCCGCCTCAGCAGCGGAAAAGACCCTGGCGGCCGATGCGCAATGGTTTCCGCTTGAGGGCAGCACCGTGAAGCCGAAGCTCGCCTTCGATCATGCCGAGATCCTGCATGCCGCCGTGCAGCGGCTGCGTAATAAGGTCGAGTATACCTCGCTCCCGGCCTATCTGATGCCGGAGGAGTTCACTCTGCCCGAGCTGCAGCGGACCTATGAGATCGTGCTCGATCGTCCGCTGGAGAAGAGCGCGTTCCGCACCCGCATGCTCTCGGCCGACCTGATCGAGCCGATCGACAAGATGCGCAAGGGCCCGAACCGGCCGGCGCAGCTCTACCGGCTGAAGAAGGCCGCCGCGCCGGTGTATTTCGCGCGAACGTTCAACGCGCCGGAGTGA
- a CDS encoding SDR family NAD(P)-dependent oxidoreductase, with the protein MTLFDMTGKVAVITGSTRGIGLAIAERMAEHGAKVVISSRKADVCDAVAKEINERFGAGTAAAVAANISSKENLQNLVDEANRIYGQIDVLVCNAASNPYYGPLAGISDDQFRKILDNNIVANNWLISMVVPQMIARKDGSIIIVSSIGGLKGSTILGAYAISKAADMQLARNLACEYGPHNVRVNCIAPGLIKTDFAKALWDNPDNLKASTARSPLLRIGIPDEIAGAAVFLGSAAGNFMTGQTMVIDGGATIS; encoded by the coding sequence ATGACCCTGTTCGACATGACCGGCAAGGTGGCCGTCATCACCGGCTCCACCCGAGGCATCGGGCTCGCCATTGCCGAGCGCATGGCCGAGCACGGCGCCAAGGTGGTGATCTCCTCGCGCAAGGCCGATGTCTGCGACGCCGTTGCCAAGGAGATCAACGAGCGTTTCGGCGCCGGCACGGCGGCCGCGGTGGCCGCCAACATCTCAAGCAAGGAAAATCTGCAGAACCTCGTCGACGAGGCCAACCGCATCTACGGCCAGATCGACGTGCTCGTCTGCAACGCCGCGTCGAACCCGTATTACGGGCCGCTGGCCGGCATCTCCGACGATCAGTTCCGCAAGATCCTCGACAACAACATCGTCGCCAACAACTGGCTGATCAGCATGGTCGTGCCGCAGATGATCGCGCGCAAGGATGGCTCGATCATCATCGTCTCGTCGATCGGCGGCCTGAAGGGATCGACCATCCTCGGCGCCTACGCGATCTCCAAGGCCGCCGACATGCAGCTGGCGCGCAATCTCGCCTGCGAATACGGCCCGCACAATGTGCGCGTGAACTGCATCGCGCCCGGCCTGATCAAGACCGACTTCGCCAAGGCGCTGTGGGACAATCCGGACAACCTGAAAGCCTCGACCGCCCGCTCGCCGCTGCTGCGCATCGGCATCCCCGACGAGATCGCCGGCGCGGCGGTGTTCCTAGGGTCAGCCGCGGGCAACTTCATGACCGGCCAGACCATGGTGATCGACGGCGGCGCGACGATCAGTTGA
- a CDS encoding acyl-CoA dehydrogenase family protein: MDFTMSAKQQEWLERVRSFMTKHVRPAVPIYKQQDAEGDRWKVIPILEELKAKAKAEGLWNMFMPPSPHEDDEFRGAGLTNLEYALLSEEMGRISWASEVFNCSAPDTGNMEVFIRYGTKEQKRKWLRPLMDGEIRSAFLMTEPAVASSDATNIETRIVRDGDHYVINGRKWWSSGVGDPRCKIAILMGKTDPSAAKHQQQSQILVPLDTPGIKVEKMLPVFGFDDAPHGHAQVLLENVRVPAENILLGEGRGFEIAQGRLGPGRIHHCMRTIGKAEESLEKMVRRLMTRTAFGKKIIEHSVWEQRIGEARTNIEMCRLLCLKAADMMDKVGNKTAQGEIAMIKVAAPNMALKIIDDAIQAFGGAGVSDDAGLAKDYANIRTLRLADGPDEVHNRAIARLEMKKYANEPRH, encoded by the coding sequence ATGGACTTCACGATGTCGGCGAAGCAGCAGGAATGGCTGGAGCGCGTGCGCAGCTTCATGACCAAGCATGTCCGCCCGGCGGTGCCGATCTACAAGCAGCAGGACGCCGAGGGCGACCGCTGGAAGGTGATCCCGATCCTCGAGGAACTCAAAGCCAAGGCGAAGGCCGAGGGTCTCTGGAACATGTTCATGCCGCCGTCGCCGCATGAGGACGACGAGTTCCGCGGCGCCGGCCTGACCAATCTCGAATATGCGCTGCTGTCGGAGGAGATGGGCCGCATCTCCTGGGCGTCCGAGGTGTTCAACTGCTCGGCGCCCGACACCGGCAACATGGAGGTGTTCATCCGCTACGGCACCAAGGAGCAGAAGCGCAAATGGCTGCGCCCCTTGATGGACGGCGAGATCCGCTCGGCCTTCCTGATGACGGAGCCTGCGGTGGCCTCGTCCGACGCCACCAACATCGAGACCCGCATCGTGCGCGACGGCGATCACTACGTCATCAACGGCCGCAAATGGTGGTCGTCGGGCGTCGGCGATCCCCGCTGCAAGATCGCGATCCTGATGGGCAAGACCGATCCGTCGGCCGCCAAGCATCAGCAGCAGTCGCAGATCCTGGTGCCGCTCGACACCCCCGGCATCAAGGTCGAGAAGATGCTGCCGGTGTTCGGCTTCGACGACGCGCCGCATGGCCACGCCCAGGTGCTGCTCGAGAACGTCCGCGTGCCCGCGGAGAACATCCTGCTCGGCGAGGGCCGCGGCTTCGAGATCGCGCAGGGCCGTCTCGGCCCGGGCCGCATCCATCACTGCATGCGCACCATCGGCAAGGCCGAGGAGTCGCTGGAAAAGATGGTGCGCCGGCTGATGACGCGCACCGCGTTCGGCAAGAAGATCATCGAGCATTCGGTGTGGGAGCAGCGCATCGGCGAGGCCCGCACCAACATCGAGATGTGCCGGCTGCTCTGCCTCAAGGCCGCCGACATGATGGACAAGGTCGGCAACAAGACCGCGCAGGGCGAGATCGCCATGATCAAGGTCGCCGCTCCGAACATGGCGCTGAAGATCATCGACGACGCCATCCAGGCGTTCGGCGGCGCCGGCGTGTCCGATGATGCGGGTCTCGCCAAGGACTACGCCAACATCCGCACGCTGCGCCTGGCCGACGGCCCGGACGAGGTGCACAATCGCGCCATCGCCCGGCTCGAGATGAAGAAATACGCCAACGAGCCGCGCCACTGA
- a CDS encoding SDR family NAD(P)-dependent oxidoreductase, protein MGRLEGKSVIITGAGSGIGRAASLMFTKEGARLIAVDRSEAVKETVDMVKQQGGIAEAVMADAGSEADVSGFIDRAVATYGKLDVIWANAGISGGLKPIAEQTVDHWQEILRINLIGPFLAVKYAMPHMIRQQRGAIVCTASVAGLKSGASGHPYAASKAGVISLVQTTAYSLSGTGVRINAVCPGLIETGMTKPIFDGAKERGTEGKIGQLNPLKRAGQPHEIAAMALFLASDEASYVNGQAFPVDGGLTASMPYAGKPI, encoded by the coding sequence ATGGGCCGCCTCGAAGGCAAATCCGTCATCATCACCGGCGCCGGCAGCGGTATCGGCCGCGCCGCATCCCTGATGTTCACGAAGGAAGGCGCGCGGCTGATCGCGGTCGATCGCAGCGAGGCCGTCAAGGAGACGGTCGACATGGTCAAGCAGCAAGGCGGCATTGCCGAAGCCGTCATGGCCGACGCCGGCTCCGAGGCTGATGTCTCCGGCTTCATCGATCGCGCGGTCGCGACCTACGGCAAGCTCGACGTCATCTGGGCCAATGCCGGCATCTCCGGCGGGCTGAAGCCGATCGCCGAGCAGACAGTCGATCACTGGCAGGAGATCCTGCGCATCAATTTGATCGGCCCGTTCCTCGCGGTGAAATACGCCATGCCGCACATGATCAGGCAGCAGCGCGGCGCGATCGTCTGCACGGCCTCCGTTGCCGGCCTGAAGTCCGGCGCCTCGGGCCATCCCTACGCGGCGAGCAAGGCCGGCGTCATCAGCCTGGTGCAGACCACCGCCTACTCTCTGTCCGGCACCGGCGTGCGCATCAACGCGGTCTGCCCTGGCCTGATCGAGACCGGCATGACCAAGCCGATCTTCGACGGCGCCAAGGAGCGCGGCACCGAAGGCAAGATCGGCCAGCTCAATCCGCTGAAGCGCGCCGGCCAGCCGCACGAGATCGCCGCCATGGCCCTGTTCCTCGCCAGCGACGAAGCCTCCTACGTCAACGGCCAGGCCTTCCCCGTCGACGGCGGCCTGACGGCCTCGATGCCGTATGCGGGGAAGCCGATTTAA
- a CDS encoding histidine phosphatase family protein: MTSDGSKPSVVTTRWWWVRHAPVRSDGGNIYGQSDIACDTSDREVFEAVAKILPRSAVWYASNLMRTHQTAEAIWAAGFPQPATMIKEAAFAEQHLGQWQGMNRAAFLASRPAGSHWFAAIDEPAPGGESYMDLYTRVTAAIARVTTAEAGRDIIAVGHGGTIKAAVGLALGGLVEKGLAFDIDNCSVTRLDHIVAGETSTWRLPMVNQQPWMADAAHRAMHQPAGPEVTTSKLA, encoded by the coding sequence ATGACGAGTGATGGAAGCAAGCCTTCTGTGGTCACCACGCGCTGGTGGTGGGTGCGCCACGCGCCGGTGCGCAGCGACGGCGGCAACATCTACGGCCAGTCGGATATCGCCTGCGACACCTCCGATCGCGAGGTGTTCGAGGCGGTCGCGAAAATCCTGCCGCGCAGCGCAGTCTGGTATGCGAGCAATCTGATGCGCACGCATCAGACGGCGGAGGCGATCTGGGCCGCCGGCTTTCCGCAGCCCGCCACGATGATCAAGGAAGCCGCCTTTGCCGAGCAGCATCTCGGCCAGTGGCAGGGCATGAACCGCGCGGCGTTCCTGGCGAGCCGTCCGGCCGGCAGCCACTGGTTCGCCGCGATCGACGAGCCCGCGCCGGGCGGCGAGAGCTACATGGATCTGTACACACGCGTCACTGCTGCCATCGCGCGAGTGACCACTGCCGAAGCGGGCCGCGATATCATCGCGGTGGGACATGGCGGCACGATCAAGGCTGCCGTCGGCCTGGCGCTCGGCGGCCTCGTCGAGAAGGGGCTGGCATTCGACATCGACAATTGCTCGGTGACGCGGCTCGATCACATCGTGGCAGGGGAGACCAGCACATGGCGCCTGCCGATGGTCAATCAGCAGCCGTGGATGGCCGATGCCGCGCACCGCGCGATGCATCAGCCGGCGGGGCCGGAGGTCACGACGAGCAAGCTGGCGTGA
- a CDS encoding TetR/AcrR family transcriptional regulator, with protein sequence MATDQTRTAILVAAERLYAERGFSDVTLRDIVAAANVNLAAVNYHFGSKDELIAELFVTRSIALNRERLRELREAEDAGGGRAEISAILRALVGPILRGCLGPENQRSPVAQFMIRASIESVPPIRRIKTKEIDHLRKFAGAMRRALPDSAEVDLFWGLHFALAMAHHTIRESERLTKLSDGQCDLDDVEDVIDRVVRGAVLGLTARVPAAKSAPKVAAREAR encoded by the coding sequence ATGGCGACCGACCAGACCCGGACTGCGATCCTCGTCGCCGCCGAGCGGCTCTATGCCGAGCGCGGCTTCTCCGACGTCACCTTGCGCGACATCGTCGCGGCGGCGAACGTCAATCTCGCCGCGGTGAACTATCATTTCGGCTCCAAGGACGAGCTGATCGCGGAGCTGTTCGTGACGCGCTCGATCGCGCTCAACCGTGAGCGATTGCGCGAATTGCGTGAAGCCGAGGATGCGGGCGGCGGCCGCGCCGAGATCAGCGCCATCCTGCGCGCCCTCGTCGGCCCGATCCTGCGCGGCTGCCTGGGGCCGGAGAACCAGCGCTCCCCGGTGGCGCAGTTCATGATCCGCGCCTCGATCGAATCGGTGCCACCGATCCGCCGCATCAAGACCAAGGAGATCGACCACTTACGCAAATTCGCGGGCGCGATGCGGCGAGCCCTGCCCGACAGCGCCGAGGTCGACCTGTTCTGGGGCCTGCACTTCGCGCTCGCCATGGCGCATCACACCATCCGCGAAAGCGAGCGGCTGACGAAACTCTCGGACGGACAATGCGATCTCGACGATGTCGAGGATGTGATCGACCGCGTGGTGCGCGGCGCGGTGCTCGGCTTGACCGCGCGTGTGCCGGCGGCAAAGTCAGCGCCGAAGGTCGCGGCGCGCGAGGCGCGCTGA
- a CDS encoding phosphotransferase family protein, which yields MADGVKKDEEFSGTKPVEERHRFDEARLAAWMAEHVEGYAGPLTVLQFKGGQSNPTYRLNTPSRSYVLRRKPFGKLLPSAHAVDREFRVIAALGKQGFPVAHAYALCNDDGVIGSAFYIMSMEEGRVFWDPTLPHVAVPERRAIFTSKIETLAKLHTYDPAAIGLADFGKPGNYFARQVDRWTKQYRASETEHLPEMEKLIEWLPRTLPVQQRVSIVHGDYRLDNMIFHATEPRVIAVLDWELSTLGDPMADFTYLLMQWIMPGLAGVDLKALNIPTMEEAAEIYRGVTGTELPDLNWYFAYNLFRLAGILQGIIGRIRDGTAANDKAIESVKRMVPMTKQAWEYAQKAGAV from the coding sequence GTGGCCGACGGCGTCAAGAAGGACGAAGAATTCTCCGGCACCAAGCCGGTCGAGGAGCGGCATCGTTTCGACGAGGCCAGGCTCGCGGCGTGGATGGCCGAGCATGTCGAGGGCTATGCCGGCCCGCTGACCGTGCTGCAGTTCAAGGGCGGCCAGTCGAACCCGACCTATCGGCTGAACACGCCGTCGCGCTCCTACGTGCTCCGCCGCAAGCCGTTCGGCAAGCTGCTGCCGTCGGCGCATGCGGTCGATCGCGAATTCCGCGTCATCGCCGCGCTCGGCAAGCAGGGCTTTCCGGTCGCGCACGCCTATGCGCTGTGCAACGACGACGGTGTGATCGGTTCGGCGTTCTACATCATGTCGATGGAGGAGGGCCGGGTGTTCTGGGATCCGACCCTGCCGCATGTCGCGGTTCCCGAGCGGCGCGCGATCTTCACCAGCAAGATCGAGACGCTGGCCAAATTGCACACCTACGATCCCGCCGCCATCGGCCTCGCCGACTTCGGCAAGCCCGGCAACTATTTCGCCCGCCAGGTCGACCGCTGGACCAAGCAGTATCGCGCCTCCGAGACCGAGCATCTGCCGGAAATGGAGAAGCTGATCGAATGGCTGCCGCGCACTCTGCCGGTGCAGCAGCGCGTCTCGATCGTGCACGGCGACTACCGCCTCGACAACATGATCTTCCACGCGACCGAGCCGCGCGTCATCGCGGTGCTCGACTGGGAGCTGTCGACCTTGGGCGATCCCATGGCCGACTTCACCTATCTCCTGATGCAGTGGATCATGCCCGGCCTCGCCGGCGTCGACCTCAAGGCGCTGAACATTCCGACGATGGAGGAGGCCGCGGAGATCTATCGCGGCGTCACCGGCACCGAGCTGCCCGATCTCAACTGGTACTTCGCCTACAATCTGTTCCGCCTCGCCGGCATTCTCCAGGGCATCATCGGCCGCATCCGCGACGGCACCGCCGCCAACGACAAGGCCATCGAGTCGGTCAAGCGCATGGTGCCGATGACCAAGCAGGCCTGGGAGTACGCGCAGAAGGCCGGCGCGGTGTAG